The region ccatcacgcctggctcctctctctctttcttgggcTCAAGATGACAGTCTCTGTTCTGTTctatccctttaaaaaaatattattattttttctctgtgttagccttggctgtcctagacttgctttgtagaccaggctggcctcaaactcacagtgctccacctgcctctgcctcctgagtgctggcatcaaaggtgtgcacccccatgcccTGCTCGCCAAATTTCTCAAGCCTCGAATATCTCAGTTTCTAAATTGCTCTACAAAGGCCATCAGCGACTTCCCCAGCCCCTCTTCATGTTCTTTCCTGTCTCGCCTCTCAtttcttcccactttcaccccactTCAAGAATCCCATtcttaccaaaaaacaaaaaacaaacaaagaaaagaggcagggtgtggtggcgcacacgtggtggatgctgtgagttcgaggccagcctggtctacagagcaagtccagcacagccagggccagAACCCTATTCTTGACCTTTACTTTCACCCCTCCCCCCTGTAGTGACTGACTTTTTCTCAAGGCCTTGTTAGACCTACCAGATTGGCCCCAGGACCTCAAACGCTGTAGTCACCGCCCTTGGAAGTGTGAGAAGGCGGTAGACTTAGAGAGCCGGCCCAGCTGGGACTGAGGTAGAGGTGGGTTCAGGCCTGGGAATGGGCCCTCATACCTTTCTGCCCTATCTCACACTTTAGTATCCTGGGTACAGTAAGAATGTGGAAGTACATGGGAATCCTGCTATTTACAGTGGGCCTCAAGCCAACCGTGTGCTTTGCCAACTACACTGACGATGCCATAGTCAAATTCTGGTCCTGTGTCTTTCTTCTCAGCAAGATTGTTGAACTTGGTGAGTGTAGAGGCTTTGTCTCTGGTGCCCAGGGACTTGCACTCTTCCTTAGAGTTCTCCCCTTCCCTAGCACATGGAGGTTTCCTTCTCTACCCCTAGATCCTAGTGAGatgtttctccctcttcccccaccctgaGGATGTCAGCTGTGTTCTCACACCCAGGGCAGAGGGTGGTCCCGGAACTGGGTGGCATACCTGCTATGACCCCCTCATTTCTCAGGAGATACGGCCTTCATCATCCTGCGTAAGCGGCCACTCATCTTCGTGCACTGGTACCACCACAGCACAGTGCTACTGTTCACAAGCTTTGGATACAAGAACAAAGTGCCTTCCGGGGGCTGGTTCATGACCATGAACTTGGGCGTACATTCCATCATGTACACCTACTACACCCTGAAGGCCGCCAAGCTGAAGCATCCCAGCCTGCTGCCCATGCTCATCACCAGCTTGCAGATCCTGCAGATGGTGATGGGAACTGTCTTTGGCATCCTGAACTACATCTGGAGGCAGGAAAAAGGATGCCACACGACAGCAGAACACTTCTTCTGGTCCTTTGTGTTATACGGGACCTATTTC is a window of Acomys russatus chromosome 5, mAcoRus1.1, whole genome shotgun sequence DNA encoding:
- the Elovl3 gene encoding elongation of very long chain fatty acids protein 3, which translates into the protein MDTSMNFSRGLTEGPIQPYNFEMSRDLRPFLEEYWVSSFLIVLVYLLLIIAGQNYMKARKGFSLQGPLILWSFCLAIFSILGTVRMWKYMGILLFTVGLKPTVCFANYTDDAIVKFWSCVFLLSKIVELGDTAFIILRKRPLIFVHWYHHSTVLLFTSFGYKNKVPSGGWFMTMNLGVHSIMYTYYTLKAAKLKHPSLLPMLITSLQILQMVMGTVFGILNYIWRQEKGCHTTAEHFFWSFVLYGTYFILFAKFFHQAYLRPKGKAKSKSQ